CACAataatttctattttaaatattctGTCATCTTACTCAAGAATAATTATCGTGctcatattattgtttttatgtattttttatttattatatatttttagattttcaACTAGCAATAAATATACGTTTAAAAAGTATAATATCCTTATCAtcctttaagcttttttagcgctcccaaactttaataattgattttttttgtttgtactataaagtggtaatcatagggaagattacctgtgagggagctaaAGGATAACAACTTGGCGCTTATCTTAAACTAACCCATACACTaaaattgctgctcctaagcctacctatgtttactcttaaacaaaggatacaatgagaacaaagcaaatttgataatagaagaataaTTTTAACATAGCCAAACTCCCCTAACCACTAGCAGGATATGGCCAGTGAAGTCTGTAATGTGCGCACCACTTTGagtgtttaatttttattaactatattataaaATCTGAAAGACAATAAAGTTAATGTAACATAAGAATAAATAACTTTGCCCCTTATTACAAGGAATTTTAAACAATCAAATCCCGCCCACGAGGTACCTGCACGTCCAGTCGTGCACCGTGTAAGTAATGGCACAAACAAGAATTCTCTTAGCATATGCAGAAACGTCTCACTTGTTTGCTTAGAGTGGGTTATATTAGCATTTTTTATATAGTCTGtctaatgcagtgtttttcaaccagtgtgccgtggcacactagtgtgccgtgagagatcctcaggtgtgccacggcagactgacaacagtgtgacatatttttaaactttgcttttttttttactcccagtgcaggggtagtttgtaggaggaatggcataacagcacaatacatacaatatgtgtgtgtttgtgtgtatgtgtatatatatatatgctgtattaagctacaatgtgtgatttttttaacattttgggatggtggtgtgccacaggattttttaatgtaaaaaagtgtgccacggcaaaaaaaaggttaaaaatcactggtctaatgTATTAAACACGTCGCTGCACTTGtttgttttcgttttgtttttCTGAATAATGCTCTCTATTAACCTAATACAGCTACTGTTTGCTATATACTCATAAGTCAGCAACTACATAGATATGTGAAAGGGGTGGTTTTGAAACTGAATGCTGGTTCATGAGAAGAAAAGATGGAGTTACCATTCACAATGTGTAATCTTGCCCTCTTTGGGGCGAACCCAAATGAAACCAGAAAATGctgctataaaatgtatttatttaaaaccacaGCATCAAAATGTTTGAGGGCATAAGAATGCTTTATATTCTTCTTCACAAATTGGTTTTAGTGTTTATTAACTACAGTTTAACGGctctttaaataaaacaaaaatgtccaaACTATATGAGACATGGAGACACATTTTtggtaacttaaaaataattaacagcacaattgaacttttttttttttttacactatggaatccatatgtatttttttatgtctaACAAGATGCGCTGACTGAGTGAATCTTCTGCCGCATTCATTACAGACGTACGGCCTATGAGCTTGGTGGATTTTCTCATGGCGAACAAGGTCTGATCTGGAGATGAAGCACTTCCCGCACTGACTACAGGCGTACGGTCTTTCTCCTGTATGTTTTCTCTGGTGTATACGAAGATGGAATCTGCTAACATAGCTTTTACCGCAATCACTACAAATGTACGTTCCTTCTCCTGTATGGAGTTTTTGGTGGGCAGCAAAATATGCACGACTGATAAAACTCTTTCCACACTCATTGCATGAAAATGGTCGTTCTCCAGTATGCGTCCTCTGATGGATCACCAGACTAGATCCTTGCGTATAACTCTTACCGCATTCACCACACACATAAGGTCTGTTGCCAGTGTGCAATACCAGTTGTTTAGTAAGGTCTTTATCAAACGGGTTTGATTTCTCTCCGGTATGAGACATTTGATGTCTAATAAGATGTGCATTCTGTAAAAAACTCTTCCCACATTCACTGCAAATAAAGGGTCGTGTCTTATTATGGGTTTTCAGGTGACAAGTAAGATGCGATTTGGAAATAAAGtgtttcccacactctgtacaagtgTAAGGTTTCTCTCCAGTGTGAGTTCTACGATGTACGGAAAGGTGTAAGCTCCGAAAAAACTGTTTCCCACAATCATTGCATACGTACGTCTTATGGATAGCGTCTATGTTACTAGAAAAGTCCATAGATTTTTCCAAATCAGTATTCACTTGACTTGCATCTTCCAAAGCGCTATCCTTCAGAGAACTGCACACATTCATGTCTTCTTCAGTGTAATTAAACTGTATCACTTCTATGTCATCTTCATGACCAATTTTACCACCACCACCAATGAGTTGTTCCTCAACACAAGCATTGACGTAATTGTTTTGTGACATATCACCTCTTCTGTGTGACGATTCCCTTAGCATTAAATCTTTAGAACGTCCTAGATTGAATTCTTTGTCATAGGCTAATCCCTGAGGGGTGTCATCTTCAACTACTATGATTCCTCTTGGAGCAATAGCTCGAAACTTTTCCAACTTGACTTCCCTTCTGGCTCCAATgtctacacaagaataaaacaaacATGACAGAATAAAAGTGAAAGACAGTACTACTAATTTTGCTTACTTTTTTAAGCACATGAGGCATGTATGTgtgggggtatgtgtgtgtgtatatatatatatatatatatatatatatatatatatatatatatatatatatatatatatacacacacacacacacattctttctacaTTTAAAACTGAGTCAACTTTTTATCTACTAAtaaaactagtgtgtgtgtgtgtgtgtgtgtgtgtgtgtgtgtgtgtgtgtgtatgtatgcatgcatacataaaaatatacacatttatatatttttataaataatacaGAAAACACTAACCAGTttcttaaataaaatacatttaaaaatgtgtatataaatatatatacgttgattggagtagccgtgttagtccagagatttagatatcaaattaacaagagtattgcattgagcaatgatacttttgtattggactaactatacattataAAAATGACAagtttcggaagaatgtcttcctttttcaagtctgaagcaatactgaccaatttgatggaatttacagattatatcttaaaacataggatggctaaaaagacagaaagtgttacagaggtctgaatgcagagggaggagggggtgtcataaatatcatgatg
The nucleotide sequence above comes from Bombina bombina isolate aBomBom1 chromosome 7, aBomBom1.pri, whole genome shotgun sequence. Encoded proteins:
- the LOC128667164 gene encoding zinc finger protein 665; amino-acid sequence: MMETEKKPITEKILDHTLEIICLLTGEDCAVVKNDGSVPSAFCKPQKSTSQPRERNSRLMTREKVLDQVSKILQLLTGEMFIKELKYLEEQKEPHKDASMESYQVFSSVDCVALNGKAVVNVKQENSSLSVRQENQEKAALEVLTPDIGARREVKLEKFRAIAPRGIIVVEDDTPQGLAYDKEFNLGRSKDLMLRESSHRRGDMSQNNYVNACVEEQLIGGGGKIGHEDDIEVIQFNYTEEDMNVCSSLKDSALEDASQVNTDLEKSMDFSSNIDAIHKTYVCNDCGKQFFRSLHLSVHRRTHTGEKPYTCTECGKHFISKSHLTCHLKTHNKTRPFICSECGKSFLQNAHLIRHQMSHTGEKSNPFDKDLTKQLVLHTGNRPYVCGECGKSYTQGSSLVIHQRTHTGERPFSCNECGKSFISRAYFAAHQKLHTGEGTYICSDCGKSYVSRFHLRIHQRKHTGERPYACSQCGKCFISRSDLVRHEKIHQAHRPYVCNECGRRFTQSAHLVRHKKIHMDSIV